One window of Sphingobacteriales bacterium genomic DNA carries:
- a CDS encoding anti-sigma factor has translation MNFRKILYPLLLIMLTLSLTANLYFYRQQHSIELHKNNLEADKEMVKEECELLKRDLDRSIANVKALKHPQNKAIQLSGNSPEFSNAAAVVFWNSLTKAVYVDAAQLPQQPGDKQYQLWAFSKGVYKSLGVFNRQPDKETLYRVANVEKPDGFAVSIELPAGSEAPTLICASGKVDF, from the coding sequence ATGAATTTTCGCAAAATTCTGTATCCCCTCCTGCTCATCATGCTTACTTTGAGTTTGACGGCAAACTTGTATTTTTACAGGCAACAGCATAGTATTGAACTCCATAAAAACAATCTCGAAGCGGATAAAGAGATGGTGAAAGAAGAGTGTGAGCTGTTGAAAAGAGATTTAGATCGTTCCATCGCCAATGTCAAAGCCTTGAAACATCCTCAAAACAAAGCGATTCAACTGTCCGGTAACTCGCCCGAATTTTCAAATGCCGCTGCTGTTGTTTTCTGGAACAGCCTAACCAAAGCGGTTTATGTGGATGCCGCTCAACTTCCTCAACAGCCGGGCGATAAACAGTATCAACTTTGGGCTTTTTCAAAAGGGGTTTACAAAAGTTTGGGGGTATTTAACCGTCAGCCTGACAAAGAAACCTTATACAGAGTTGCAAATGTCGAAAAACCGGATGGTTTTGCCGTTTCTATTGAGTTGCCGGCAGGTTCAGAGGCACCCACTTTGATTTGTGCTTCAGGCAAAGTGGATTTCTGA